A portion of the Moraxella ovis genome contains these proteins:
- the prmC gene encoding peptide chain release factor N(5)-glutamine methyltransferase, with protein sequence MSNQSIKTIKQQCRTMSSEALPYHWLDGWLMSVLDKDKLFLMMHDDYMLTADEYDRFMQGVARMRSGEPLAYLVGEQDFFGRTFKVNPSTLIPRPDTERLIEAVLDWLSAQTIDSPSILDLGAGSGCIAITLAKELPTSDVLAVDMSVDALTVATQNGLRLAADNCRFVQSNWFDAVQGEFDIIVSNPPYIDKADKHLNALHHEPMTALVADDLGLSDIMMIISGSVEYLKLGGLLAIEHGYDQGQSVRELFIRQGFDDVQTIKDYGGNDRLTMGVWHG encoded by the coding sequence ATGTCAAATCAATCCATCAAAACCATCAAGCAACAATGTCGCACCATGAGCAGTGAGGCATTGCCTTATCATTGGCTTGACGGATGGCTCATGTCTGTGCTAGATAAAGACAAGCTGTTTTTAATGATGCATGATGATTATATGCTGACCGCGGATGAATATGACAGATTCATGCAAGGCGTGGCGCGAATGAGATCAGGCGAGCCGTTGGCATATCTGGTGGGTGAGCAGGATTTTTTTGGGCGTACGTTTAAGGTGAATCCCAGTACGCTGATTCCTAGACCTGACACTGAAAGGCTCATTGAAGCTGTACTTGATTGGCTAAGCGCCCAAACCATAGATTCGCCCAGTATCTTGGATCTGGGTGCTGGTTCAGGGTGTATCGCGATCACGCTCGCTAAAGAATTACCAACCTCGGACGTGCTGGCAGTGGATATGTCGGTAGATGCGCTCACGGTAGCGACACAGAATGGGCTGAGATTGGCTGCGGATAATTGTCGTTTTGTGCAGTCGAATTGGTTCGATGCGGTGCAGGGTGAATTTGATATAATTGTATCTAATCCGCCATATATTGATAAAGCTGATAAGCATCTAAACGCGCTTCATCATGAGCCAATGACGGCGCTCGTGGCGGATGATCTGGGGTTGTCTGACATTATGATGATCATTAGTGGTTCGGTAGAGTATCTAAAATTAGGTGGTCTTCTTGCCATTGAGCATGGTTATGATCAGGGGCAAAGTGTGCGTGAATTATTCATACGCCAAGGCTTTGATGATGTGCAGACCATCAAAGATTATGGTGGTAACGATCGGCTAACGATGGGGGTATGGCATGGCTGA
- a CDS encoding HesA/MoeB/ThiF family protein, giving the protein MADQNTQANTELTDSELMRYSRQILLNGWDMDAQIRLKNSTVLIVGAGGLGCPVSQILARAGVGRLHLIDHDVVDDSNLQRQTLFTKEDIGQSKAETACHKLREQNELISIDYTDVKLNDENISGHLEQVSPDLVIDCTDNFAIRDLLNHACRQRELPLLSNSAIAETGQIALFTKETGCYQCLFGAERGDELNCATSGVLGSTVSIIGSMSAQVVLDFLGCGNNPIAHELVLWQGRSMSLRKMRFAKDETCVICSATNVI; this is encoded by the coding sequence ATGGCTGACCAAAATACACAAGCAAACACTGAGCTGACAGACAGCGAACTCATGCGCTACTCTCGGCAAATTCTACTAAATGGCTGGGACATGGATGCGCAAATCCGCCTAAAAAATAGCACCGTTCTGATCGTGGGTGCGGGTGGTCTTGGCTGTCCTGTATCTCAAATATTGGCGCGTGCTGGGGTGGGCAGGCTGCACCTGATCGACCATGATGTGGTGGATGATAGCAATCTACAGCGCCAAACATTATTCACCAAAGAAGACATTGGGCAATCCAAAGCCGAAACCGCCTGCCATAAGCTACGTGAACAAAACGAGCTCATCAGCATTGATTATACGGATGTCAAGCTGAACGATGAAAATATCAGTGGCCATCTCGAGCAGGTATCGCCTGATTTGGTGATTGATTGCACGGATAATTTTGCCATCAGGGATCTATTAAATCACGCCTGCCGTCAGCGTGAACTGCCCTTATTGTCCAATTCAGCGATCGCAGAGACGGGGCAGATTGCGCTATTTACCAAGGAAACCGGCTGCTATCAATGCCTGTTCGGTGCCGAGAGGGGTGATGAACTCAACTGCGCGACATCTGGTGTCCTGGGGAGTACGGTATCCATCATCGGCTCGATGAGTGCTCAGGTGGTACTGGATTTTTTGGGGTGTGGAAATAATCCGATCGCTCATGAACTGGTGCTGTGGCAGGGGCGCAGCATGAGCCTGCGCAAGATGAGATTTGCCAAAGATGAGACTTGTGTCATCTGCTCTGCTACCAATGTTATCTGA
- a CDS encoding ABC1 kinase family protein, whose amino-acid sequence MLKKSPLSLVKSSVSTSLNVLGRIQKTASVAGLSVLRVAQGEKMDAQLLKESFEQMGVTYIKLGQFIASTPSIFPREYVLAFQDCLDQTTPVPFDEILTVLREELATDECGLGDIFNYIDPKPIASASIAQVHKAVLSDGRQVALKVQKPKVAAIIHADLTVLHSSFWVVEKIIPSMRAANLAPILDEVRARMLMETDFLAESRHIERFRDYLKKIGNTKVTAPTVHKELTTKRVLTMDLLVGKSLVDESLGLTNNTEYAKQVMSDVLDTWFLSLMMTSEFHADLHAGNLMMLEDGRIAFLDFGLVGQIEPKSLQACFMLVQSLQVSDYLGMAQAMVDIGMTDTKVDVNRLGEDLHRMLGKVGKDNQPESLNVMMLELAEIGKRHGIHFPRDFALLLKQLLYFDRFMVTLAPDMELFEGERLKIVGDG is encoded by the coding sequence ATGCTAAAAAAATCACCACTATCCTTAGTCAAATCCTCTGTCAGTACATCGCTCAATGTCCTTGGGCGCATCCAAAAAACCGCAAGCGTGGCAGGGTTGTCAGTGCTTAGGGTGGCTCAAGGCGAAAAGATGGATGCACAGCTACTCAAAGAATCATTTGAGCAGATGGGCGTGACTTACATCAAGCTTGGGCAATTCATCGCAAGTACACCGTCTATTTTTCCCAGAGAGTATGTACTTGCATTTCAAGACTGTCTAGATCAGACCACGCCTGTGCCGTTCGATGAGATTTTGACGGTGCTACGCGAAGAACTTGCGACTGATGAGTGTGGTCTGGGTGATATTTTTAATTATATTGACCCAAAGCCCATCGCATCGGCAAGCATTGCACAGGTGCATAAGGCGGTACTGAGTGACGGCAGGCAGGTCGCCCTAAAGGTGCAAAAACCTAAAGTCGCTGCAATCATTCATGCGGACCTGACTGTATTGCACAGCAGTTTTTGGGTGGTGGAGAAGATCATACCGTCGATGCGTGCGGCGAATCTTGCACCCATCTTGGATGAGGTGCGTGCGCGCATGCTGATGGAGACGGATTTTTTGGCGGAGAGTCGCCATATTGAACGCTTCAGAGATTATCTAAAGAAAATTGGCAATACTAAAGTTACCGCACCTACCGTGCACAAAGAGTTAACTACCAAGCGTGTATTAACGATGGATCTGTTGGTGGGCAAATCCTTGGTGGATGAGAGCTTAGGACTTACCAATAATACCGAATACGCCAAGCAGGTGATGAGTGATGTGCTAGACACCTGGTTCTTGTCATTGATGATGACGAGCGAATTCCATGCCGACCTGCACGCGGGCAATCTGATGATGCTTGAGGACGGTCGGATTGCGTTTTTGGATTTTGGTTTGGTGGGACAGATTGAGCCTAAGAGTCTGCAGGCGTGCTTTATGTTGGTGCAGAGCCTTCAGGTGAGCGACTATCTGGGCATGGCTCAGGCGATGGTAGATATCGGCATGACAGATACCAAAGTGGATGTGAATCGACTCGGTGAGGATCTGCATCGGATGCTGGGTAAGGTCGGTAAAGACAATCAGCCAGAGAGTCTAAATGTAATGATGCTAGAACTGGCCGAGATTGGCAAACGTCACGGCATTCACTTCCCTAGAGATTTTGCGCTACTGCTTAAGCAGCTGTTGTATTTTGATCGCTTTATGGTGACACTTGCGCCTGATATGGAGTTGTTTGAGGGTGAGCGTCTAAAGATTGTTGGTGATGGTTAA
- a CDS encoding DUF3482 domain-containing protein, whose translation MTTTKNTASITVIGHTNVGKTSLMRTLLRDAQFGEVKNESATTRHVAAVQIMDAHGQPLITLHDTPGLEDATGVMDFIQEHTDGRTDGVERLQGFLAAVDNDDPRLGDDFSQETKVIRSLIDADIAIYVIDAREPVLSKYKDELAILASSGTPVLPVFNFIKGNEENMATWRDMLSRRALHVVNAFDTVAFDFDGEMYLWQNLATLSTHDDAFTSLQNNRRDSWQDMAESGSTIIADFLVNVASFSKKIDEDEDSAPTLSAMQTAVRQSEDIMQGKLLHLYQFYNAAIDEADIEIKGREQDVFDTDLLTRYGIRTAGGSVTGMIVGAGIDVATLGASLGLGTALGGVIGGLLPNTGAIKDKAMGIQTLTIDAATLTLLAIRAQNLHHALRHRGHASLNAIATDNPDNALPWQTDKLPSPLKKARANPHYSSLDGRYEDNMGLRQDLSDKLSTILLGHLEKLG comes from the coding sequence ATGACTACCACTAAGAACACAGCCAGCATCACCGTCATCGGACATACCAATGTCGGCAAAACTTCTCTCATGCGCACCCTACTTCGCGATGCACAATTTGGCGAGGTTAAGAACGAATCTGCCACCACACGTCATGTCGCTGCAGTGCAGATCATGGACGCTCATGGTCAGCCACTGATCACGCTGCATGATACCCCAGGCTTGGAGGATGCGACAGGTGTGATGGATTTCATCCAAGAACATACCGATGGGCGCACCGATGGCGTTGAGAGACTTCAAGGATTCTTGGCAGCGGTGGACAATGACGACCCTAGACTTGGCGATGATTTTAGCCAAGAAACCAAGGTCATCCGCAGCCTCATCGATGCTGATATCGCCATCTATGTCATCGATGCTCGAGAACCTGTACTATCAAAATATAAAGACGAACTTGCCATTCTCGCCAGCAGTGGCACGCCTGTCCTGCCTGTGTTCAACTTCATTAAAGGCAATGAAGAAAACATGGCAACTTGGCGCGACATGCTGTCTCGGCGCGCACTTCACGTGGTGAATGCCTTTGACACTGTGGCGTTTGACTTTGATGGCGAGATGTATCTTTGGCAGAACCTTGCCACTCTAAGCACGCACGATGACGCATTCACTAGCCTACAAAACAACAGACGAGACAGTTGGCAGGACATGGCTGAGTCAGGCTCTACCATCATCGCTGACTTCCTAGTGAATGTTGCAAGTTTTAGCAAAAAAATCGATGAAGATGAAGATTCTGCGCCAACCTTAAGCGCCATGCAGACAGCGGTGCGCCAGTCTGAGGACATCATGCAGGGCAAATTATTACACCTATATCAATTCTATAACGCCGCCATTGACGAGGCGGATATTGAGATTAAAGGTCGAGAACAGGACGTATTTGACACCGATCTATTGACGCGTTACGGGATTCGCACAGCTGGCGGCAGCGTGACGGGCATGATCGTAGGCGCGGGTATTGACGTGGCCACATTAGGAGCGAGTCTGGGGCTGGGTACAGCGCTGGGCGGCGTGATTGGCGGACTTCTGCCGAATACGGGCGCCATCAAGGATAAAGCAATGGGCATTCAGACACTGACCATCGATGCTGCCACGCTCACGCTACTTGCCATACGCGCGCAGAATTTACATCATGCGCTACGACACCGAGGGCATGCCAGTCTAAATGCCATCGCAACGGATAACCCTGACAACGCCCTACCATGGCAAACCGATAAACTGCCAAGCCCCCTAAAAAAAGCGCGCGCCAATCCGCACTATTCCAGCCTAGATGGTCGCTATGAGGACAACATGGGACTGCGCCAAGATTTAAGTGATAAGCTCAGCACAATACTACTTGGGCACCTAGAAAAATTAGGCTGA
- the nspC gene encoding carboxynorspermidine decarboxylase — MNDTKLNINPPQRSAQQALLLQGLTTPYYLLDEQKITQNLAIIDRLCQLSGAKALLALKCFATWGVFEAMRPYLHGTTSSSLFEVRLGAEKFGGETHAYSVAYSRGEIDEVLDHADKIIFNSISQLHAFKDKAIAKGVPVGLRLNPNTSNSAFILADPARPFSRLGEHDATKAMAVADDITGVMLHYNCENESFEAFSASLDDIEHKFGELFYHLDWVSLGGGIHFIAEDYPLEKLAQRLKDFAQKYNVQIYLEPGEACVHDGAVLVSSVLDVMENGKSLAVVDVATESHMLDLLIYGQSANLQSINGKDINLAPHTSDDSTIIYGKTCLAGDIFGEYRLAEPLKVGDQVAFGNAAAYTMVKKNWFNGVDMPSIIIKKLDGTIAIQRCFDYEDYKNSLS; from the coding sequence ATGAACGATACGAAACTTAATATAAATCCACCACAGAGATCCGCTCAGCAGGCTTTGCTGTTGCAAGGTCTAACCACGCCTTATTATCTCTTAGATGAACAAAAAATCACCCAGAACCTTGCCATCATAGACCGCCTGTGCCAACTGTCGGGCGCTAAGGCTTTGCTTGCACTTAAGTGCTTTGCGACTTGGGGTGTGTTCGAGGCGATGCGTCCTTATCTGCATGGCACGACATCTTCATCGCTCTTTGAGGTGAGATTGGGTGCTGAGAAGTTTGGTGGTGAGACGCACGCTTATAGCGTTGCGTACAGTCGTGGCGAGATTGATGAAGTGCTCGACCATGCTGATAAGATTATCTTTAATTCTATTAGCCAGCTTCACGCCTTTAAAGACAAAGCTATTGCCAAAGGAGTGCCTGTCGGACTAAGACTTAATCCCAATACGAGTAATTCTGCGTTTATTTTGGCGGATCCAGCGCGTCCTTTTAGTCGCCTTGGTGAGCACGATGCCACAAAGGCGATGGCTGTGGCTGATGACATCACAGGCGTGATGCTGCATTATAATTGTGAGAATGAGAGCTTTGAGGCGTTTAGCGCGAGCTTAGATGACATCGAACACAAATTCGGTGAGCTGTTTTATCATCTTGATTGGGTGAGCTTGGGCGGCGGTATTCATTTTATCGCAGAAGATTATCCGCTTGAGAAATTGGCGCAGCGATTAAAGGATTTCGCCCAAAAATACAATGTCCAAATCTATCTAGAGCCAGGCGAGGCATGCGTGCATGATGGTGCGGTGCTTGTATCTAGCGTGCTCGATGTCATGGAAAATGGCAAATCGCTCGCCGTCGTAGATGTTGCCACAGAAAGCCACATGCTAGATTTGCTCATCTATGGGCAGTCAGCCAATCTTCAATCCATCAATGGCAAGGATATTAACCTAGCGCCACACACAAGTGATGACAGCACCATCATCTATGGTAAGACCTGTCTGGCAGGCGATATTTTTGGTGAATATCGCTTGGCTGAGCCACTAAAAGTGGGCGATCAGGTGGCATTTGGTAACGCGGCTGCCTACACGATGGTAAAAAAGAACTGGTTCAATGGCGTGGACATGCCATCCATCATCATTAAGAAACTAGATGGTACGATTGCGATTCAGCGCTGTTTTGATTATGAAGATTACAAAAACAGCTTGTCTTAA
- a CDS encoding saccharopine dehydrogenase family protein yields MSKPNILILGAGGVAQVVAHKVAEYHEYFGDIHLASRSIHKCTAITDDVATKRGVSIHTHAIDALDTEVLIEFMRSIDANIVINVGSTFINQSVLKACIAVGADYLDTAIHEDPAKICETPPWYENYEWKHKDACEQAGITAILGVGFDPGVVNSYARLGVDYFDKGTTTDIDIIDINAGNHGRYFATNFDPEINFREFTGRVYTWQNNAWQTNQMFEVKRTDDLPVVGIQNSYLTGHDEIHSLHKNLDVPNIRFWMGFSDHYINVFTVLKNLGLLSEQPVTTAEGLEVVPLKVVKAVLPDPSLLAPNYTGKTCIGNKIRGKKDGVESEIFIYNVVDHQEAYAEVGSQGISYTAGVPPVAAAILIAKGVWCTRKMVNVEELDPRPFINLLNTMGLVTRIVDDGGDRLLEFDGV; encoded by the coding sequence ATGTCTAAACCCAACATTTTGATTCTAGGTGCAGGCGGTGTGGCGCAGGTGGTCGCGCACAAGGTGGCAGAGTATCATGAGTATTTTGGCGATATTCACCTTGCCAGTCGCAGCATTCATAAATGCACCGCCATCACTGATGATGTGGCGACTAAGCGGGGCGTATCCATACACACTCATGCGATAGATGCATTGGATACGGAGGTATTGATAGAATTCATGCGCTCGATAGATGCTAATATCGTGATTAATGTTGGTTCGACATTCATTAATCAAAGTGTGCTAAAGGCCTGTATCGCGGTGGGTGCAGACTACCTAGATACCGCGATTCACGAAGATCCTGCCAAAATCTGTGAGACGCCGCCGTGGTACGAGAATTATGAATGGAAGCATAAAGACGCCTGTGAGCAAGCGGGCATCACCGCCATCTTGGGCGTTGGATTCGACCCTGGTGTGGTGAATAGCTACGCGCGCCTTGGGGTTGATTATTTTGATAAAGGAACAACGACCGATATTGACATCATCGACATCAATGCTGGCAACCACGGCAGATATTTTGCGACGAATTTTGACCCTGAGATTAACTTTAGAGAATTTACAGGCAGGGTTTATACTTGGCAGAATAATGCTTGGCAGACCAATCAGATGTTTGAGGTCAAGCGCACCGATGATCTGCCTGTGGTCGGCATCCAGAACAGTTATCTAACAGGGCATGATGAGATTCACTCATTGCATAAGAACCTAGACGTGCCGAACATTCGTTTTTGGATGGGATTTAGCGATCATTATATCAATGTCTTTACCGTGTTAAAGAATCTAGGCTTGCTGTCAGAGCAGCCTGTGACGACAGCAGAGGGCTTAGAAGTTGTCCCGCTAAAAGTCGTCAAGGCAGTACTGCCAGACCCAAGCTTACTTGCGCCAAATTACACCGGCAAAACCTGCATCGGCAATAAGATACGTGGCAAAAAAGACGGCGTGGAAAGTGAGATTTTTATTTATAACGTTGTCGATCATCAAGAGGCCTATGCGGAGGTTGGTAGTCAGGGCATCTCGTACACCGCAGGTGTGCCGCCAGTTGCAGCTGCCATTTTGATTGCCAAAGGCGTATGGTGCACACGCAAAATGGTCAATGTCGAAGAGCTTGATCCACGTCCATTTATTAATCTTTTGAACACCATGGGGCTGGTGACGCGCATTGTCGATGATGGCGGTGATCGCTTACTTGAATTTGATGGGGTGTGA
- a CDS encoding 6-pyruvoyl trahydropterin synthase family protein — MRIRKLFKFENAHIVRNCTSDRCSRSIHGHSYQVELILEAHALDNGQMVYDFGLLKSHIKDLIDSFDHAITFWDKDDPDYIRACKDFSARWISLPVSPSAEQFSRVIFYWADKVMQNTTTQNGETDVSVYSVIVHETATGYAQCFREDVESERMGKLSLDMFEFSEQVKAEWGDSELFDKLKRGEKFVNPRLLRQVEV; from the coding sequence ATGCGTATCCGTAAACTCTTTAAATTTGAAAATGCCCACATCGTCCGCAACTGTACGTCCGACCGTTGTAGCCGTTCCATTCATGGGCATAGCTATCAGGTGGAACTTATCCTAGAAGCCCACGCCCTTGACAATGGGCAAATGGTCTATGATTTTGGGCTATTAAAGTCGCACATTAAGGACTTGATTGACAGCTTTGACCACGCCATTACTTTTTGGGATAAGGACGACCCCGATTATATCCGTGCGTGCAAGGACTTTTCGGCTCGTTGGATAAGCCTGCCTGTGTCGCCGTCTGCCGAGCAGTTTAGCCGTGTGATTTTTTATTGGGCGGATAAAGTCATGCAAAACACCACCACCCAAAATGGCGAAACAGACGTATCAGTCTATTCGGTCATCGTCCACGAGACCGCCACAGGGTACGCCCAGTGCTTTCGTGAAGATGTTGAAAGCGAACGCATGGGCAAATTGTCGCTGGATATGTTTGAATTTAGCGAGCAAGTCAAAGCTGAGTGGGGCGATAGCGAGCTGTTTGATAAGCTAAAACGTGGCGAGAAATTTGTCAATCCAAGGCTGTTAAGACAGGTTGAAGTATGA
- the tsaE gene encoding tRNA (adenosine(37)-N6)-threonylcarbamoyltransferase complex ATPase subunit type 1 TsaE yields the protein MTIILKDETDTQRLANALAKTNPTGSLWLSGDLGAGKTTFTRYLLRALGHTGAVKSPTYTLVEPYNINGKPVYHADLYRLNDPEELDFIGFFEYFDELNSLVIIEWASRAETVLLKPDITINITRQADESRVVEIVGVDLDLS from the coding sequence ATGACAATCATTCTAAAAGACGAAACCGACACCCAGCGTCTTGCCAACGCCCTTGCCAAAACCAATCCCACAGGCAGTCTTTGGCTATCGGGCGATTTGGGGGCGGGCAAGACGACCTTTACCCGTTATCTTTTGCGTGCATTGGGGCATACAGGGGCGGTAAAAAGCCCAACTTATACCTTAGTTGAGCCGTATAACATCAACGGCAAGCCTGTGTACCATGCCGACCTATATCGGCTAAATGACCCAGAGGAGTTAGATTTTATTGGGTTTTTTGAATATTTTGATGAATTAAATTCACTGGTCATCATCGAATGGGCAAGCCGTGCCGAGACTGTCTTGCTAAAGCCTGATATAACGATAAACATCACAAGACAAGCCGATGAGAGTCGGGTGGTAGAGATTGTTGGGGTGGATTTGGATTTGTCATGA
- the miaA gene encoding tRNA (adenosine(37)-N6)-dimethylallyltransferase MiaA — protein sequence MNLHYKSLPDNTVLSLIAPTASGKTDLACRLYETGRFELISVDSALIYQEMNIGTAKPTDDELVRFPHHLVNIIKPIENYNVATFVADVERLIGDIHARGKIPLLVGGTMMYYMALLDGLSAVPDTDPAIRGQIMAWLSDKGIGELYAYLQTHDPKICERLKISDTQRITRAVEVHVQTGTPMSAWQDTPKVAPCHNPRQHWLTLSVEPERAWLHERIAKRLDIMWEQGLVDEVIHLLQKYLDLTPDMPSMRCVGYRQVLEFLAKINHKAMQLNPAMAGFSDKVRSEMPDEDRLFFDQGVNLDECSPFLVNKSTDLTGNLQKQQPNLLQMACQDMKNKALYATRQLAKRQSTWQRSLARLNGSSHDAVIVPFSSIQQVEKQLL from the coding sequence ATGAATTTACACTATAAATCCCTGCCCGATAACACCGTTCTATCGCTTATCGCCCCAACGGCAAGCGGTAAGACTGATTTGGCGTGCCGTCTGTATGAGACAGGGCGGTTTGAGCTGATTTCAGTGGACAGTGCCCTGATTTATCAGGAGATGAACATTGGCACGGCAAAACCGACCGATGATGAGCTTGTCCGTTTTCCACATCATCTCGTTAATATCATCAAGCCCATCGAAAATTATAATGTGGCGACTTTTGTGGCGGACGTGGAGCGACTCATTGGCGACATTCACGCACGGGGCAAGATTCCGCTACTTGTGGGCGGCACGATGATGTATTATATGGCACTTTTGGACGGTTTGTCCGCCGTCCCTGATACCGACCCTGCCATTCGTGGGCAGATCATGGCGTGGCTGTCTGACAAAGGCATTGGCGAGCTGTACGCCTATCTGCAAACACACGACCCCAAGATTTGTGAGCGTCTAAAAATCTCTGACACCCAGCGTATCACAAGGGCGGTGGAAGTTCATGTGCAGACAGGCACACCCATGAGCGCATGGCAAGATACGCCCAAAGTCGCCCCTTGCCATAATCCACGCCAGCATTGGCTGACCCTATCGGTTGAGCCTGAGCGTGCGTGGCTACATGAGCGTATCGCCAAACGCCTTGATATCATGTGGGAGCAGGGACTGGTTGATGAAGTGATTCATCTTTTGCAAAAATACCTCGATTTAACGCCTGATATGCCGTCCATGCGGTGCGTGGGCTATCGGCAGGTGTTGGAGTTTTTGGCGAAAATCAATCACAAAGCCATGCAATTGAACCCTGCAATGGCAGGGTTTAGCGACAAAGTGCGTTCCGAGATGCCTGATGAAGATAGGTTGTTTTTTGATCAAGGGGTGAATTTAGATGAGTGCTCACCTTTTTTGGTTAATAAATCGACAGATTTGACAGGAAATTTACAAAAACAACAGCCAAATCTCTTACAAATGGCTTGTCAAGATATGAAAAATAAGGCATTATATGCAACAAGACAGTTAGCAAAACGCCAATCAACTTGGCAGCGTAGCCTTGCTCGTCTGAATGGTTCATCGCATGATGCGGTGATTGTACCATTTTCTAGCATACAACAAGTAGAAAAGCAGTTATTATAA
- the hfq gene encoding RNA chaperone Hfq → MSKGQSLQDPFLNALRKDRIPVSIFLVNGIKLQGQIESFDQYVVLLKNTVSQMVYKHAISTVVPTRNPRTDGSPASGSPTGYPNAPIGVMSSSSYQSGSMSGGMNPGFDRGMNQGFERQGGFNNRPAGGFTRTPPADGFGSRGGYPQGGGMNPGFDRGMNNTGGFDRSFDRAAFDERGFDGKNFEKKENRNLDRGGFNDKGFDAKFGNEGDDEFNS, encoded by the coding sequence ATGTCAAAAGGGCAAAGTTTACAAGATCCATTTTTGAATGCGCTGCGCAAAGATCGCATTCCTGTGTCGATTTTTTTGGTTAATGGCATAAAGCTACAAGGACAAATTGAGTCTTTTGACCAATATGTAGTACTTCTAAAAAACACCGTCAGTCAAATGGTTTATAAGCATGCCATCTCGACGGTGGTGCCAACGCGTAACCCGCGTACAGACGGCTCACCTGCTTCTGGCTCACCGACAGGATACCCAAATGCCCCAATCGGTGTGATGTCATCGAGCAGCTATCAATCGGGCTCTATGTCTGGTGGCATGAATCCAGGTTTTGACCGTGGTATGAATCAGGGCTTTGAGCGTCAAGGTGGCTTTAACAATCGTCCTGCTGGTGGTTTTACACGCACGCCGCCCGCTGATGGTTTTGGCTCTCGCGGCGGCTATCCACAAGGCGGCGGCATGAATCCAGGCTTTGACCGCGGTATGAATAATACAGGTGGTTTTGATCGTAGCTTCGATAGAGCGGCATTTGATGAGCGCGGCTTTGATGGTAAAAACTTTGAAAAGAAAGAAAACCGCAACCTAGATCGCGGTGGATTCAATGATAAAGGATTTGATGCCAAATTTGGCAACGAAGGTGATGACGAATTTAATAGCTAA